The Pontibacter pudoricolor genome contains a region encoding:
- a CDS encoding S9 family peptidase, whose protein sequence is MKKLKPAAAYVGTLLSASLVVGTGCSTSNTTTATNTTIEQTESTATAEPIPPVAKKVPKELTTHGDTRIDNYYWMNQREDPEVIAYLNAENDYTKSVMADTEELQEKLFKEIVGRIKQTDESVPYKKSGYFYYTRFEAGKEYPVYARKKGTMEAAEEVMLNANQRAEGLGYYAAAGMNVSPNNNLLAFGEDTVSRRQYTIRFKNLQTGELLPDRIPNTTGAAVWANDNKTVFYTMKDPSLRSYKIFRHTLGTPSSQDKEVYHEADETFGTFVYKTKSDKYIIIGSSSTMAQEYRYVDASNPTATLKVIQPRERGLEYDVDHFGDSFYIRTNKDGATNFKLMKTPVGKTTKENWKEVIAHRPDTYLEGTEIFKDYLVLQERKNGLTQLRIKKWNDPKTDYYVDFGEEAYTAGISINPDFDSKVLRYSYSSLTTPSSTYDFNMVTKEKTLLKEQEVVGDFDKNNYESKRVYATADDGTKIPVSLVYRKGLKLDGNNPTLLYAYGSYGISMNPGFNSSRLSLLDRGFVYAIAHIRGGQEMGRQWYEDGKMMKKKNTFTDFIDASEFLIDQKYTNPDKLFAQGGSAGGLLMGAVVNMRPELYKGVHAAVPFVDVVTTMLDTSIPLTTGEFDEWGNPAEKAAYDYMLSYSPYDNVEAKAYPNMLVTTGLHDSQVQYFEPAKWVAKLREMKTDDNLLLLQTNMEAGHGGASGRFRPYRETALQYAFFLKLAGINE, encoded by the coding sequence ATGAAGAAACTGAAACCCGCAGCAGCCTATGTAGGTACGCTGCTTTCGGCTTCGCTTGTAGTAGGTACAGGCTGCTCTACGAGCAACACCACTACTGCCACCAATACCACCATAGAACAAACGGAAAGCACCGCCACAGCGGAGCCTATACCGCCGGTTGCCAAAAAAGTACCTAAAGAACTTACAACACACGGCGACACCCGCATCGATAATTATTACTGGATGAACCAGCGCGAAGATCCGGAGGTTATCGCCTACCTGAACGCTGAAAACGACTACACTAAATCAGTGATGGCTGACACTGAAGAGCTGCAGGAAAAGCTTTTTAAAGAAATTGTAGGCCGTATTAAGCAAACTGACGAATCGGTACCTTATAAAAAGAGCGGTTATTTTTATTATACACGTTTCGAAGCAGGAAAAGAATATCCTGTTTATGCCCGTAAAAAAGGGACCATGGAGGCTGCTGAGGAGGTTATGCTAAATGCCAACCAGCGGGCCGAAGGACTTGGTTACTATGCAGCTGCCGGCATGAACGTAAGCCCGAACAACAACCTGCTGGCCTTTGGGGAAGATACTGTGAGCCGCCGCCAGTATACCATCCGTTTCAAGAACCTGCAGACCGGTGAGCTACTGCCTGATCGTATTCCGAATACAACCGGCGCAGCTGTGTGGGCTAACGACAACAAAACGGTATTTTACACTATGAAAGATCCGTCACTGCGTTCGTATAAAATCTTCCGCCATACACTGGGCACACCATCGTCGCAGGACAAGGAAGTGTACCACGAAGCAGACGAAACCTTCGGTACATTTGTATACAAAACAAAGTCTGACAAATACATTATCATCGGCTCAAGCAGCACTATGGCGCAGGAGTATCGCTATGTAGATGCATCTAACCCTACTGCTACCCTAAAGGTAATTCAGCCAAGAGAGCGTGGTCTGGAGTACGATGTGGATCATTTCGGCGACAGCTTTTACATCAGAACAAACAAAGATGGCGCGACCAACTTTAAGCTGATGAAGACCCCGGTTGGCAAAACCACCAAAGAGAACTGGAAAGAGGTTATTGCGCACCGCCCGGACACTTACCTGGAAGGAACTGAGATATTTAAAGATTACCTGGTGCTGCAGGAGCGCAAAAACGGCCTTACACAACTGCGCATCAAAAAATGGAACGACCCGAAAACCGACTACTATGTTGATTTTGGCGAAGAAGCTTATACAGCCGGCATCAGCATAAACCCTGATTTCGACAGCAAAGTATTGCGCTATAGTTATAGTTCGCTTACCACACCAAGCTCTACCTACGACTTTAACATGGTTACAAAAGAGAAAACACTGTTGAAGGAACAGGAAGTAGTGGGTGATTTTGACAAGAACAACTATGAGTCGAAGCGCGTGTACGCTACAGCCGATGATGGCACTAAAATACCGGTATCGCTGGTTTACCGCAAAGGCCTGAAACTGGATGGCAACAATCCTACCCTGCTGTATGCTTATGGTTCGTATGGCATCAGCATGAACCCTGGCTTTAACTCCAGCCGACTGAGTTTGCTGGATCGCGGTTTTGTTTATGCTATCGCGCACATCAGGGGTGGCCAGGAAATGGGTCGCCAGTGGTACGAAGACGGCAAAATGATGAAGAAGAAAAATACCTTCACCGACTTTATTGATGCTTCGGAGTTCCTGATCGATCAGAAATACACCAATCCGGACAAACTGTTTGCTCAAGGTGGCAGCGCCGGCGGCTTATTGATGGGTGCTGTAGTGAACATGCGTCCGGAACTATATAAAGGCGTGCACGCAGCCGTACCATTTGTGGATGTGGTAACTACTATGCTGGATACCAGTATTCCGCTAACTACGGGTGAGTTTGATGAGTGGGGCAACCCGGCTGAGAAAGCAGCTTATGATTATATGCTCTCTTACTCGCCATACGACAACGTAGAAGCCAAAGCATACCCGAACATGCTGGTAACTACAGGCTTGCACGACTCTCAGGTACAGTATTTTGAACCGGCCAAGTGGGTAGCCAAACTGCGCGAGATGAAAACGGACGACAACCTGCTGCTACTGCAAACCAACATGGAAGCAGGCCACGGCGGTGCATCCGGCCGTTTCCGCCCTTACCGTGAAACCGCCCTGCAATATGCTTTCTTCCTGAAGCTTGCAGGTATTAATGAATAA
- a CDS encoding quinone oxidoreductase family protein, protein MKAIYLEAINSPFVLIEKEKPVAGPGEAIVQVKAAALNHRDVYIQYGRYFTKEYPTILGSDGAGIVTEVGEDVDKSWIGKGVIIDPSTDWGDNPRAHGQNFKVLGMPEDGAFAEFVKVRATNLHEKPEHLTFEEAAALPLAGVTAYRAMFTKCSLKAGEKVLITGAGGGVALFAVQFAVAAGAEVWVTSGSDEKIEAAKKLGATGGINYKKENWGKELKTIVGGFDVSIDGAAGEGFVQLVKLAKPGGRIGMYGGTTGMIGQLNPAEIFWKQLAIYGSTMGTNEDFARMVAFVREKKVIPIVDSIFPLEKTEEAMRYMEAGKQFGKIVVSVR, encoded by the coding sequence ATGAAAGCCATATACCTCGAAGCCATAAATTCTCCGTTTGTACTGATTGAAAAAGAGAAGCCAGTTGCCGGTCCCGGCGAAGCTATAGTGCAGGTAAAAGCCGCAGCTCTGAACCACCGCGACGTGTACATACAATATGGCCGCTATTTTACGAAAGAGTACCCAACTATACTGGGTTCTGATGGCGCCGGTATAGTTACCGAAGTGGGCGAGGATGTTGATAAAAGCTGGATTGGAAAAGGAGTGATCATAGATCCGTCAACGGACTGGGGCGATAACCCGCGCGCGCATGGGCAAAACTTTAAAGTGTTGGGTATGCCGGAAGATGGTGCCTTTGCCGAGTTTGTAAAAGTGCGCGCCACCAACCTGCACGAGAAACCGGAACACCTGACTTTCGAAGAAGCTGCGGCCTTACCATTGGCTGGTGTAACCGCTTACCGTGCTATGTTTACTAAATGCAGTCTTAAAGCTGGCGAAAAAGTGCTGATAACCGGCGCAGGCGGAGGAGTGGCGTTGTTTGCCGTGCAATTTGCCGTAGCAGCGGGAGCAGAGGTTTGGGTTACTTCAGGCTCTGACGAAAAGATTGAAGCTGCAAAAAAACTGGGGGCAACGGGTGGCATCAACTATAAAAAAGAGAACTGGGGCAAAGAGCTGAAAACTATAGTTGGTGGCTTTGATGTAAGCATAGACGGCGCAGCCGGCGAAGGGTTTGTGCAACTGGTAAAACTGGCTAAACCGGGCGGCAGAATAGGTATGTACGGCGGCACAACCGGCATGATCGGGCAACTAAATCCCGCTGAGATCTTCTGGAAACAACTGGCTATTTACGGCAGCACAATGGGGACAAACGAAGACTTTGCCAGGATGGTAGCCTTTGTGCGTGAGAAAAAAGTAATTCCTATAGTTGACAGCATCTTCCCGCTGGAGAAAACCGAAGAAGCCATGCGCTACATGGAAGCCGGTAAGCAGTTCGGGAAAATTGTGGTAAGCGTTAGATAA
- a CDS encoding GNAT family N-acetyltransferase has translation MNNYSIRTASLSDIPTIESLAEATWEPTYKHILSKEQIDYMFDLIYNKEALEQQMDDGQTFVLLFGDDKPLGFASYSLRNAEEQLYKLNKIYLVPECHGKGLGRKLITYVENATRELGARMIDLNVNRYNKAKLFYESCGYYVHHEEDLAIGPYWMNDYVMRKQL, from the coding sequence ATGAACAACTATAGCATACGCACAGCCAGCCTATCCGACATACCAACTATAGAATCGCTGGCTGAAGCCACCTGGGAACCAACCTACAAACACATTTTATCGAAAGAGCAGATAGATTATATGTTTGACCTCATCTATAATAAAGAAGCACTGGAGCAGCAAATGGATGACGGGCAAACATTTGTACTGCTATTTGGCGATGATAAGCCGCTGGGGTTTGCAAGCTATAGTTTAAGAAATGCTGAAGAGCAACTATACAAACTCAACAAGATATACCTGGTGCCGGAGTGCCACGGCAAAGGGCTTGGCCGAAAACTGATCACTTACGTAGAGAACGCAACCCGCGAACTGGGTGCCAGAATGATAGACCTGAACGTGAACAGGTACAACAAGGCTAAGCTGTTTTATGAGTCGTGCGGGTATTATGTGCACCACGAAGAAGACCTGGCGATAGGCCCCTACTGGATGAACGACTACGTAATGCGGAAGCAACTATAA
- a CDS encoding S8 family peptidase has translation MRSLLLGTAVVAVSCTFTACDNEAVDAVATEDAIQLNGENGAPISGQYIVVFKQGNLRMSETATYAQSVERARQFGVEVFNENNITDFAIERSYGKALVGVVAKLSPADVKRLRGDERIDYIEQDRIVALAKPGTGGGGSTGEEIPYGITRVGSASGAGKTAWVIDTGIDLDHPDLNVDVARSVTMFTSGRDAGSADDGNGHGTHVAGTIGAIKGNGIGVVGVAYGATVVAVKVLDSRGSGAYSGVIAGVDYVAANAKSGDAANMSLGGPVSAALDQAVLAAAGKGIKFALAAGNESTHANNSSPARVNHSNVYTVSAMDVNNRFASFSNYGNPPVDFCAPGVSIKSTWKGGTYNTISGTSMASPHVAGLLLLGNISTDGYVSNDPDGNADPIAHM, from the coding sequence ATGCGGTCTTTACTGCTGGGAACTGCTGTTGTTGCAGTATCTTGTACGTTTACAGCCTGCGACAACGAAGCTGTTGATGCCGTAGCTACAGAAGATGCAATTCAGCTGAATGGCGAGAACGGAGCCCCGATCAGTGGACAGTACATAGTTGTATTTAAACAAGGTAATTTGCGTATGAGCGAAACGGCTACATATGCACAGAGTGTTGAACGTGCCCGCCAGTTTGGTGTGGAGGTTTTTAATGAGAACAATATTACTGACTTCGCTATCGAAAGATCTTACGGCAAAGCGCTGGTAGGTGTAGTTGCAAAACTATCGCCGGCTGATGTTAAAAGACTTCGTGGTGATGAGCGTATAGATTATATTGAGCAGGACAGAATAGTAGCCCTTGCCAAGCCAGGAACTGGTGGCGGCGGCTCAACAGGCGAGGAAATTCCTTATGGTATTACGCGTGTTGGTTCTGCCAGCGGTGCCGGTAAAACTGCCTGGGTTATAGATACTGGTATAGACCTGGACCACCCAGACCTGAATGTTGATGTTGCAAGAAGCGTAACAATGTTTACGTCCGGTAGAGATGCCGGTAGTGCTGATGACGGTAACGGACACGGAACACACGTAGCTGGTACAATTGGTGCTATTAAAGGTAACGGTATCGGCGTAGTGGGTGTAGCTTACGGTGCAACTGTAGTGGCTGTAAAAGTGCTTGACTCCCGTGGTAGCGGCGCTTACTCTGGCGTAATTGCCGGTGTAGATTATGTGGCTGCTAACGCTAAATCAGGAGACGCCGCAAACATGAGTTTAGGTGGCCCGGTATCTGCAGCTCTGGATCAGGCTGTTCTTGCTGCTGCCGGCAAAGGCATTAAGTTTGCTTTAGCTGCCGGTAACGAAAGCACGCACGCTAACAATTCATCTCCTGCGCGTGTAAACCACAGCAATGTGTACACAGTATCTGCTATGGATGTAAACAACCGTTTTGCATCGTTCTCTAACTATGGCAACCCTCCTGTAGATTTCTGCGCACCTGGTGTAAGCATCAAGTCTACCTGGAAAGGTGGGACCTACAACACGATCAGTGGTACTTCTATGGCATCGCCGCACGTTGCTGGTCTGTTGCTGTTAGGTAACATCAGCACTGACGGGTATGTGTCTAACGATCCTGATGGTAATGCGGATCCGATCGCACACATGTAA
- a CDS encoding peptidylprolyl isomerase produces the protein MNLNKKAIAVKNLPFKFSLNNIFLILNILFIVACGQKQESIVSEMELSAALSPSSDTIPLSPGNVRDVLTDYAKNHPDSIAVISTRHGNIKVRLYKDTPLHRANFVRLTKSGFYNQGEFYRVVKGFAIQGGDSDNRTMKQTVYKIPQEFNRKYIHKKGALAMARYGDEQNPDKESSSHNFYIVQGEPVPLHEIRAWEEKHGIKYTPEEVKLYQTIGGEPSLDTEYTVFGEVIEGLDVVDKIANEPVDASSWPRQSVLHTIKMVE, from the coding sequence TTGAACCTGAACAAAAAAGCAATCGCCGTGAAAAACCTGCCTTTTAAATTTTCTTTAAATAATATATTCCTGATTCTCAATATTTTATTTATAGTTGCATGTGGCCAGAAGCAGGAATCGATTGTCAGCGAAATGGAATTATCTGCAGCGCTCTCACCAAGCTCTGATACGATTCCATTATCTCCTGGAAATGTAAGGGATGTTTTAACTGATTATGCGAAAAATCACCCGGATAGCATTGCTGTTATCAGCACACGGCATGGTAATATAAAAGTGCGCCTGTATAAAGACACGCCCTTGCACCGTGCTAATTTTGTTCGGCTTACCAAATCAGGTTTTTACAACCAGGGCGAGTTTTACAGGGTTGTTAAAGGATTTGCCATACAGGGCGGCGACTCTGATAACCGAACCATGAAACAGACAGTCTATAAAATTCCGCAGGAGTTTAACCGCAAGTATATACACAAGAAAGGCGCCCTAGCCATGGCCCGCTACGGCGACGAACAGAACCCGGATAAAGAGTCATCATCACACAACTTTTACATTGTGCAGGGCGAACCGGTTCCACTTCACGAGATCCGAGCCTGGGAAGAGAAACATGGCATTAAATATACACCGGAAGAGGTAAAGCTTTACCAGACTATTGGTGGCGAACCATCATTAGACACCGAGTATACGGTGTTTGGGGAAGTAATAGAAGGACTGGATGTGGTAGATAAAATTGCCAACGAACCAGTTGATGCCAGCAGCTGGCCAAGACAATCGGTGTTGCATACTATAAAAATGGTGGAGTAG
- a CDS encoding glycosyltransferase family 2 protein: MTENVTTDPDLSIVVPVYNEGNNLPKLYDRLLSVLQQMQVNYELIFVNDGSLDDSLRFIKELAASNTSVNYISLSRNFGHQVAVSAGLDVAVGKAVVVMDADLQDPPELIPQLYAKMQEGFEVVYGRRVYRKGESYLKKMTAKFFYRLLSKITHVNIPLDTGDFRIMDAKIVRVLKQMPERNKFLRGQVAWVGFRQTWINYTRDERHGGATGYTYRKMLRFAFDGITSFSDFPLKMASMLGFIVSGGAFIVMIYALLARLIFKDYVEGWASIILSVLFLGGVQLICLGIAGEYLARVFNNVQGRPLYVVDESSKESGTEATEK; this comes from the coding sequence ATGACTGAAAACGTTACAACTGATCCTGATTTATCTATAGTGGTACCTGTTTATAATGAGGGCAACAATTTGCCTAAGTTATATGACAGGTTGCTTTCTGTATTACAGCAGATGCAGGTAAACTATGAGCTGATCTTTGTAAATGATGGCAGCCTGGATGACTCACTTCGGTTTATAAAAGAGCTTGCAGCCAGTAATACTTCTGTAAACTATATAAGCCTGAGTAGGAATTTCGGGCACCAGGTGGCCGTTTCGGCGGGGCTGGATGTAGCGGTTGGTAAAGCTGTTGTCGTAATGGATGCAGACCTGCAGGACCCGCCTGAGCTGATCCCGCAACTATATGCTAAAATGCAGGAAGGTTTTGAGGTGGTATATGGACGCAGAGTTTACCGCAAAGGCGAAAGCTACCTGAAGAAAATGACAGCCAAATTCTTTTACCGCCTTCTTTCAAAAATCACACATGTAAACATTCCGCTGGATACCGGCGATTTCAGGATAATGGACGCCAAAATAGTACGTGTTCTGAAACAGATGCCGGAACGAAATAAATTTTTGCGTGGGCAGGTAGCCTGGGTTGGCTTCCGGCAAACCTGGATAAACTATACCCGCGACGAGCGGCATGGTGGCGCGACCGGCTATACCTACCGTAAAATGTTACGCTTTGCTTTCGATGGTATTACTTCTTTTTCAGATTTTCCGCTTAAAATGGCTTCTATGCTGGGTTTTATAGTCTCAGGAGGTGCATTTATAGTTATGATCTATGCCTTGCTGGCTCGCCTTATTTTTAAGGATTATGTAGAAGGTTGGGCTTCCATCATTTTAAGCGTTTTGTTCCTGGGCGGTGTGCAGCTTATTTGTTTAGGTATTGCCGGCGAGTACCTGGCGCGCGTGTTTAACAACGTACAGGGCAGGCCACTTTATGTTGTGGATGAATCGAGTAAAGAAAGCGGAACAGAGGCAACGGAGAAGTAA
- a CDS encoding M13 family metallopeptidase — protein MKNRYLLLSSAALAGLWLAGCSSSTTSDDAASTASATTTEMNMGTGLDLANLDTTVNACEDFYQYANGGWVKNNPIPASESRWGSFNELAEKNNAILRELLTEAASNTTVTKGSPAQLVGDFYAAGMDSVAVNKAGMTPIKPEMEQIAAAKTTDELLKTVADLKTKGVSGYFTMYVTQDDKISTQYALWAMQGGLGLPDRDYYLKEDERSKTIRTEYLKHLQNMFRLIGDDAASAQKKARTVMDIETRLAKASRTRVELRDPYANYNKMTIQEFARQNPNLKITQLLTNMGAQSSKELIVGQPAFFKELSGMLKSIPVADWKTYTRWHLARTSAPYLSQEFVQENFNFYGKVLNGAKEMQPRWKRVLQATDGAMGEALGQLYVQKTFSPEAKQKALEMVNNLQEAFKEHVRDLDWMSEETKKRALEKLNAFAVKIGYPDKWENYKGLDINRNSYAENVMRASQFAFRKNIGKIGQPVDRTEWFMSPPTVNAYYNPSMNEIVFPAGILQPPFFDPNADDAVNYGGMGAVIGHELTHGFDDQGAKYDFEGNLKDWWSKEDLEKFNARAAMVDKQYSGYTVLDNLPVNGKLTMGENIADIGGLNIAYTALQKALEKKNPGLIAGFTPEQRFFLAWAQIWRVNMRDEAQNQQILTDPHSPGRFRTNGPVSNMPQFYEAFGCEQGDNMFQAENNRVKIW, from the coding sequence ATGAAAAATAGATATCTGTTACTTTCTTCGGCTGCACTTGCCGGCTTATGGCTGGCGGGTTGTAGTTCTTCCACCACCTCCGACGATGCTGCCAGTACCGCCTCTGCCACTACAACGGAAATGAATATGGGAACAGGGCTTGACCTTGCCAACCTGGATACCACAGTTAATGCCTGCGAAGATTTTTACCAGTATGCGAACGGTGGCTGGGTCAAAAACAACCCGATACCCGCATCGGAAAGCAGGTGGGGCTCTTTTAACGAGTTAGCCGAAAAGAATAACGCTATACTACGCGAACTGTTGACAGAGGCAGCCTCGAACACCACAGTAACAAAAGGCTCGCCGGCACAACTGGTAGGCGATTTTTATGCGGCAGGCATGGACTCCGTGGCTGTTAACAAGGCAGGCATGACACCTATTAAACCAGAAATGGAACAAATTGCCGCTGCTAAAACTACCGACGAACTACTAAAGACAGTTGCTGACCTTAAAACCAAAGGCGTAAGCGGCTACTTTACGATGTATGTTACCCAGGATGATAAAATAAGCACACAATATGCATTATGGGCCATGCAGGGCGGCTTGGGCTTGCCAGACCGTGATTATTACCTGAAAGAGGATGAGCGTTCTAAAACCATCCGCACAGAATACCTGAAGCACCTGCAGAACATGTTCCGGTTAATAGGAGATGATGCTGCATCTGCCCAGAAAAAGGCCAGAACGGTAATGGACATTGAAACCAGGCTGGCGAAGGCTTCCAGAACCCGCGTGGAACTGCGCGACCCGTATGCCAACTATAACAAAATGACTATCCAGGAATTTGCCAGGCAAAATCCAAACCTGAAAATTACCCAGCTCCTGACAAATATGGGAGCGCAGTCGTCTAAAGAACTTATAGTGGGGCAGCCTGCTTTCTTTAAAGAGCTGAGCGGTATGCTGAAAAGTATACCCGTAGCCGACTGGAAAACCTACACACGCTGGCATCTGGCCCGTACATCCGCACCATACCTGAGCCAGGAGTTTGTGCAGGAAAACTTTAACTTTTATGGCAAGGTACTGAATGGAGCCAAAGAAATGCAGCCTCGCTGGAAACGTGTGCTGCAGGCTACGGATGGTGCCATGGGCGAAGCGTTAGGGCAGTTATATGTACAGAAAACGTTCTCGCCGGAAGCCAAGCAGAAAGCGCTTGAAATGGTTAATAATTTACAGGAAGCCTTTAAAGAACACGTTCGTGACCTGGACTGGATGAGCGAAGAAACAAAGAAACGCGCCCTGGAAAAACTGAATGCCTTTGCTGTTAAAATCGGATATCCTGATAAGTGGGAGAACTATAAAGGACTCGATATTAACCGTAATTCTTATGCCGAGAATGTGATGCGCGCCAGCCAGTTTGCGTTCCGTAAAAACATCGGTAAAATTGGTCAGCCAGTAGACCGTACCGAGTGGTTTATGTCGCCTCCTACTGTAAATGCTTATTATAACCCGAGCATGAACGAGATCGTGTTCCCGGCAGGTATTTTACAACCTCCGTTCTTTGATCCTAACGCAGACGACGCTGTTAACTATGGCGGTATGGGTGCAGTTATCGGCCACGAACTAACACATGGTTTCGATGATCAGGGTGCCAAATATGACTTTGAAGGTAACCTGAAAGACTGGTGGAGCAAAGAAGACCTGGAGAAATTTAATGCCCGCGCCGCTATGGTGGATAAGCAGTACAGCGGTTACACGGTTTTAGATAATTTGCCAGTAAATGGCAAACTAACAATGGGTGAAAACATTGCAGATATCGGTGGTTTGAACATTGCCTACACTGCACTGCAAAAAGCACTGGAGAAAAAGAACCCGGGCCTGATTGCGGGCTTTACGCCAGAGCAGCGTTTCTTCCTGGCATGGGCACAGATCTGGCGCGTGAATATGCGCGACGAAGCACAGAACCAGCAAATACTCACAGATCCACATTCACCGGGTCGCTTCCGAACAAACGGGCCTGTATCTAACATGCCACAGTTTTACGAAGCGTTTGGCTGCGAGCAGGGCGATAACATGTTCCAGGCCGAGAACAACCGTGTGAAAATCTGGTAA